One stretch of Prosthecobacter dejongeii DNA includes these proteins:
- a CDS encoding YaeQ family protein yields the protein MALKATIYKASLDVSDIDRNLYSDHSLTIARHPSETDERMMIRVLAFALNAPANNDQGLLEFGKDMWEPDEPCLVQKDLTGLLVHIIEVGQPDEKRITRLCSRAAKVTVYSFSSSTPTWWAGIASKLTRLRNLTVWQIPAEQSQKLAAMTQRSMSLQITLQDGALFIGDGTDSLEITLQRLHGQD from the coding sequence ATGGCACTCAAAGCCACCATCTACAAAGCCAGCCTGGATGTCTCCGACATCGATCGCAATCTCTACAGCGATCACAGCCTCACCATCGCACGTCACCCTTCGGAAACCGATGAGCGGATGATGATCCGCGTTTTGGCCTTTGCCCTCAATGCCCCGGCGAACAATGACCAAGGCCTGCTGGAATTTGGCAAAGACATGTGGGAGCCCGATGAACCTTGCCTTGTGCAAAAGGACCTCACCGGCTTGCTCGTCCACATCATCGAAGTCGGCCAGCCCGATGAAAAACGCATCACCCGCCTGTGCAGCCGCGCGGCCAAGGTCACCGTTTACAGCTTCAGCTCCAGCACCCCCACCTGGTGGGCAGGCATCGCCTCCAAACTCACCCGCCTGCGCAATCTCACCGTCTGGCAGATCCCGGCGGAGCAAAGTCAAAAGCTGGCCGCCATGACCCAGCGCTCCATGAGCCTACAGATCACTCTTCAAGACGGGGCCCTCTTCATCGGCGATGGCACCGATTCTTTGGAGATCACCCTCCAGCGACTCCACGGCCAGGATTAA
- a CDS encoding tetratricopeptide repeat protein, translating into MKKRRPDSPPAPPSPPSGEGGSSAGMVWVVVGLLVVVGGIGWALWPKKPAYTPVAVVAEPKKPVQAFVMPDEKATFAQYAGSQSCKECHAVEFDKWQGSHHGLAERLPDDKLDLAGFQPPQIFKHGTQTSEARKEGGVYQITSLGFDGETKPWSVERVIGHAPLRQYLVKGKKGRLHSMEACFDPVKGDWFNVYGDEDRKPGEWGHWTGRGMVWNQMCASCHNTRVRKNYDLETDSYQTRMAEMTVSCESCHGPMKAHDDWQRQYKGKPGGEKDPTLVAWSRDQHTENCAGCHARRGEITGDFAPGDSFWDHYLLTITDHTDVYYPDGQIRDENYEFASFFSSRMHHAGVRCMDCHDMHSMKTILPGNQLCVRCHTPGGYPNAPVIVPEAHSFHQTASVGNQCINCHMPQTTYMQRHPRHDHGFTIPDPLLTKEHGVPNACNKCHTDQTVDWALAATEKWYGDKMNRRTRSRAQTIAKARQGNPEGRDGLLVLLESDDTAHWKASATLLLDRWMAEPKVQQAVAKQTAHEHPMVRQAAARVLEPALQDSRLRATTEKLLEDPVRSVRVTAAWSLREGLKLDSPAGQDLQHMLRLNGDQPSGQMQLGQFYYALRDVPRAIQHMETAIQWDPNSPPFHHDLAMLHMATGNTPKLIEKLRDAIRLAPNEGQFHYELGLALSETGDMEATIAALKECVRVAPQYGRAWYNLGLALNGLGRTAEAMDALRKGEAADPNDPGIPYARATILAQLGQKQAAIAAAQRALTLQPGFQEARQLLMMLQR; encoded by the coding sequence ATGAAAAAACGCCGCCCGGATTCCCCTCCAGCTCCGCCCTCCCCGCCGTCTGGCGAGGGTGGATCGTCTGCGGGGATGGTGTGGGTGGTGGTGGGCCTGCTGGTGGTGGTGGGCGGTATTGGCTGGGCTCTGTGGCCGAAAAAGCCCGCCTACACGCCGGTGGCGGTGGTGGCAGAGCCGAAGAAGCCCGTGCAGGCCTTTGTGATGCCGGATGAAAAGGCTACGTTTGCCCAGTATGCGGGCTCGCAGTCCTGCAAGGAGTGTCACGCGGTGGAATTCGACAAATGGCAGGGCTCTCACCACGGCCTCGCGGAACGGTTGCCGGATGACAAGCTGGATCTGGCAGGCTTCCAGCCGCCGCAGATTTTCAAGCACGGCACGCAGACCTCTGAGGCGCGGAAAGAGGGCGGCGTGTATCAGATCACCTCCCTCGGTTTTGATGGCGAAACGAAGCCTTGGTCGGTGGAGCGGGTCATCGGCCATGCGCCGCTGCGGCAGTATTTGGTGAAGGGGAAAAAAGGGCGTCTGCATTCCATGGAGGCCTGCTTTGATCCGGTGAAGGGAGACTGGTTCAATGTCTATGGCGATGAAGATCGCAAGCCCGGCGAGTGGGGCCACTGGACCGGGCGCGGCATGGTGTGGAACCAGATGTGTGCGAGCTGCCACAACACCCGCGTGCGCAAAAACTATGACCTGGAGACGGACAGCTACCAGACCCGCATGGCGGAGATGACGGTGAGTTGCGAATCCTGCCACGGGCCGATGAAGGCGCACGATGATTGGCAGCGTCAATACAAGGGCAAACCGGGTGGCGAAAAAGACCCTACACTGGTGGCCTGGAGCCGGGACCAGCACACGGAAAACTGCGCAGGCTGCCACGCCCGGCGCGGGGAGATCACTGGGGACTTTGCACCGGGCGACTCCTTTTGGGATCATTACCTGCTGACCATCACGGACCACACCGATGTGTATTATCCAGATGGCCAGATCCGCGATGAGAACTATGAATTCGCCAGTTTCTTCAGCAGTCGCATGCACCATGCGGGCGTGCGTTGCATGGACTGCCATGACATGCACAGCATGAAGACGATCCTGCCGGGGAACCAGCTCTGCGTGCGCTGCCACACACCGGGAGGCTACCCGAATGCGCCCGTGATCGTTCCGGAGGCCCACAGCTTTCACCAGACTGCCAGTGTGGGGAATCAGTGCATCAACTGCCACATGCCGCAGACGACGTACATGCAGCGGCATCCCCGGCATGATCATGGTTTCACCATTCCGGATCCGCTGCTGACGAAGGAGCATGGCGTGCCAAATGCCTGCAACAAATGCCACACGGACCAGACGGTGGACTGGGCCCTGGCCGCGACGGAAAAATGGTATGGCGACAAGATGAACCGCCGCACTCGCAGCCGTGCGCAGACCATCGCCAAAGCCCGCCAGGGAAATCCCGAAGGACGCGACGGGCTGCTGGTCCTGCTGGAAAGCGACGACACCGCCCACTGGAAAGCCAGCGCCACCCTGCTGCTGGACCGCTGGATGGCCGAACCTAAAGTGCAGCAAGCTGTGGCAAAGCAGACCGCGCATGAGCACCCCATGGTGCGCCAGGCGGCTGCCCGTGTGCTGGAGCCTGCGCTGCAAGACAGCCGCCTGCGCGCCACCACGGAAAAGCTGCTGGAAGACCCGGTGCGCAGTGTGCGCGTCACCGCCGCGTGGTCATTGCGGGAAGGGCTGAAACTGGACAGTCCCGCAGGCCAGGACCTGCAGCACATGCTGCGACTGAATGGTGACCAGCCGAGTGGGCAAATGCAGTTAGGCCAATTTTACTACGCCCTGCGGGACGTGCCACGTGCCATCCAGCACATGGAGACCGCCATTCAGTGGGACCCAAATTCGCCCCCCTTTCACCACGATCTAGCCATGCTGCATATGGCGACGGGCAATACCCCCAAGCTCATCGAGAAACTGCGCGATGCCATTCGCCTAGCACCCAATGAGGGGCAGTTTCACTATGAGTTAGGCCTGGCGCTGAGTGAAACTGGGGACATGGAGGCCACCATCGCCGCCTTGAAAGAGTGCGTGCGGGTGGCACCGCAGTACGGACGGGCTTGGTACAATCTCGGCTTGGCTTTGAATGGCCTGGGCCGCACGGCGGAGGCCATGGATGCCCTGCGAAAAGGCGAAGCGGCAGATCCTAACGACCCCGGCATTCCCTACGCCCGCGCCACCATCCTGGCGCAGCTCGGGCAAAAGCAGGCCGCCATCGCGGCAGCGCAGCGCGCTCTCACTCTCCAGCCCGGTTTCCAGGAGGCGCGGCAGCTTCTCATGATGTTGCAGCGTTGA